Proteins encoded within one genomic window of Ctenopharyngodon idella isolate HZGC_01 chromosome 6, HZGC01, whole genome shotgun sequence:
- the rap1gapb gene encoding rap1 GTPase-activating protein 1 isoform X7 has product MSHRKRSFTFGAYGGVDKTFSRSRHIWKQDGRIPRISDPLEHPGLVKSFPPSPAQTLLKTSDIFAMIERMQSSRMDEQRCSLPPPLKTEEDYIPYPSVHEVLGRTGSLPLILLPQFGGYWIEGTNHDLGSSSTPEEPPPCPASQVKLETNSIAKIYRKHFLGKEHFNYYSVDSALGHLVFSVKYDVIGDQEHLRLLFRSKFKTHHDVIPISCLTEFPNVVQMAKLVCEEVNVDRFYPVLYPKASRLIVTFDEHVISNNFKFGVIYQKFAQTTEEELFGNNEESPAFVEFLEFLGEKIELHDFKGFRGGLDVAHGQTGTESVYHNFHNKEIMFHVSTKLPYTEGDSQQLQRKRHIGNDIVAIVFQEENTPFVPDMIASNFLHAYVVVQVENACTDNVLYKVSVTARDDVPFFGPALPDPAVFKKSPEFHEFLLTKLINAEYSCYKAEKFAKLEERTRSALLETLYEELHVNSQSMMGLGGDDDKLENGGGGGGGFFESFKSLIIPGKSPTRKKSGPFSSRRSSAIGIENIQEVQERSREVSPSPQRASDGGHTFQDLRFDNSSNQSSPEMQISKIGSALCCRAPSIPESQDLSRSSSNASSFTSVVEENEQEHEATEEYDTGLDSLSSAGTPHKRDSFSYSAVWLEDGSGSASQSSSHGPIRQQSEPLRPKTERQHSNC; this is encoded by the exons GAAACAAGATGGCCGAATCCCACGAATATCTGACCCGTTAGAACATCCTGGTCTGGTCAAGTCCTTTCCGCCTTCACCTGCTCAGACTCTTCTAAAG ACATCAGATATATTTGCAATGATAGAGCGAATGCAG AGCAGTAGAATGGATGAGCAGAGGTGCTCTCTTCCACCTCCTCTCAAA ACAGAGGAAGACTACATTCCATATCCCAGCGTCCATGAG GTATTGGGGCGTACTGGTTCTTTACCACTGATTCTGCTGCCCCAGTTTGGGGGTTATTGGATTGAAGGGACTAATCATGATTTAGGCTCCTCCTCCACACCAGAGGAACCGCCTCCTTGTCCTGCATCACAGGTTAAACTGGAGACCAACAGCATCGCCAAGATCTACAGGAAACACTTCCTGGGCAAG GAGCACTTTAATTATTACTCCGTGGACAGCGCTCTCGGACACCTGGTCTTCTCTGTGAAGTATGATGTGATTGGAGACCAGGAGCATCTTCGACTGTTGTTTAG GTCAAAGTTTAAAACCCACCATGATGTGATACCAATTTCTTGTCTGACTGAGTTCCCTAATGTTGTCCAGATGGCAAAG CTTGTCTGCGAAGAGGTGAATGTGGACAGATTTTATCCTGTCTTATACCCAAAG GCATCCAGACTCATTGTGACCTTTGATGAGCATGTCATCAGTAACAACTTCAAGTTTGGAGTCATCTACCAGAAATTTGCCCAG ACAACAGAAGAGGAACTATTTGGAAACAATGAGGAAAGTCCAGCTTTTGTTGAGTTTCTGGAGTTCTTGGGAGAGAAGATTGAACTTCATGATTTTAAAGg TTTTCGTGGTGGCCTGGATGTGGCACATGGCCAGACAGGAACCGAGTCAGTCTACCACAACTTCCACAATAAAGAGATAATGTTCCACGTGTCCACAAAACTGCCATACACTGAAGGAGATTCCCAGCAG CTCCAGAGAAAGAGGCATATAGGAAATGACATTGTGGCTATTGTGTTCCAAGAAGAAAACACACCATTTGTACCCGATATGATTGCATCAAACTTCCTTCACGCTTACGTAGTGGTGCAAGTGGAGAACGCCTGCACTGATAACGTCCTCTATAAG GTATCTGTGACGGCAAGAGATGATGTGCCTTTCTTTGGTCCTGCCCTCCCAGACCCAGCTGTCTTCAAAAAG AGTCCAGAGTTTCATGAGTTCCTCTTGACCAAACTGATCAATGCTGAATATTCCTGCTATAAAGCAGAGAAGTTTGCCAAGCTGGAG GAGAGGACACGTTCTGCTCTGCTGGAGACTTTATATGAGGAGCTGCATGTGAACAGCCAGTCCATGATGGGACTGGGAGGAGATGACGACAAACTGGAGAATGGAGGAGGTGGAGGTGGAGGCTTCTTTGAGTCTTTCAAG TCCCTGATTATTCCTGGAAAAAGCCCAACCCGTAAGAAATCTGGTCCGTTCAGTTCCAGGAGAAGCAGCGCCATTGGGATTGAGAACATACAAGAGGTTCAGGAGAGAAG TCGAGAGGTGTCCCCTAGTCCACAGAGGGCATCTGATGGTGGACACACCTTTCAAGACCTCAGATTTGACAACTCGTCCAATCAGAGCTCACCTGAGATGCAGATCAGCAAGATTGG TTCTGCCCTGTGCTGTCGAGCTCCTTCTATCCCAGAGTCTCAGGACCTTTCTCGCTCCTCATCCAATGCCAGCAGCTTCACCAGTGTGGTGGAGGAGAACGAGCAGGAACATGAAGCGACAGAGGAGTACGACACGGGACTG GATAGTCTGTCTTCAGCTGGTACGCCTCACAAACGAGATTCATTTTCATACAGCGCTGTGTGGTTGGAAGACGGCTCTGGTAGTGCTAGTCAGAGCAGTTCACACG GTCCCATTCGACAGCAGTCTGAACCTCTACGTCCAAAAACAGAGAGACAACACTCG
- the rap1gapb gene encoding rap1 GTPase-activating protein 1 isoform X2: MSHRKRSFTFGAYGGVDKTFSRSRHIWKQDGRIPRISDPLEHPGLVKSFPPSPAQTLLKTSDIFAMIERMQSSRMDEQRCSLPPPLKTEEDYIPYPSVHEVLGRTGSLPLILLPQFGGYWIEGTNHDLGSSSTPEEPPPCPASQVKLETNSIAKIYRKHFLGKEHFNYYSVDSALGHLVFSVKYDVIGDQEHLRLLFRSKFKTHHDVIPISCLTEFPNVVQMAKLVCEEVNVDRFYPVLYPKASRLIVTFDEHVISNNFKFGVIYQKFAQTTEEELFGNNEESPAFVEFLEFLGEKIELHDFKGFRGGLDVAHGQTGTESVYHNFHNKEIMFHVSTKLPYTEGDSQQLQRKRHIGNDIVAIVFQEENTPFVPDMIASNFLHAYVVVQVENACTDNVLYKVSVTARDDVPFFGPALPDPAVFKKSPEFHEFLLTKLINAEYSCYKAEKFAKLEERTRSALLETLYEELHVNSQSMMGLGGDDDKLENGGGGGGGFFESFKRVIRNRSQSMDAMGLSNKKPHTVSTSHSGSFTHNPPETPKTPGISLIIPGKSPTRKKSGPFSSRRSSAIGIENIQEVQERSREVSPSPQRASDGGHTFQDLRFDNSSNQSSPEMQISKIGSALCCRAPSIPESQDLSRSSSNASSFTSVVEENEQEHEATEEYDTGLDSLSSAGTPHKRDSFSYSAVWLEDGSGSASQSSSHGPIRQQSEPLRPKTERQHSNC; the protein is encoded by the exons GAAACAAGATGGCCGAATCCCACGAATATCTGACCCGTTAGAACATCCTGGTCTGGTCAAGTCCTTTCCGCCTTCACCTGCTCAGACTCTTCTAAAG ACATCAGATATATTTGCAATGATAGAGCGAATGCAG AGCAGTAGAATGGATGAGCAGAGGTGCTCTCTTCCACCTCCTCTCAAA ACAGAGGAAGACTACATTCCATATCCCAGCGTCCATGAG GTATTGGGGCGTACTGGTTCTTTACCACTGATTCTGCTGCCCCAGTTTGGGGGTTATTGGATTGAAGGGACTAATCATGATTTAGGCTCCTCCTCCACACCAGAGGAACCGCCTCCTTGTCCTGCATCACAGGTTAAACTGGAGACCAACAGCATCGCCAAGATCTACAGGAAACACTTCCTGGGCAAG GAGCACTTTAATTATTACTCCGTGGACAGCGCTCTCGGACACCTGGTCTTCTCTGTGAAGTATGATGTGATTGGAGACCAGGAGCATCTTCGACTGTTGTTTAG GTCAAAGTTTAAAACCCACCATGATGTGATACCAATTTCTTGTCTGACTGAGTTCCCTAATGTTGTCCAGATGGCAAAG CTTGTCTGCGAAGAGGTGAATGTGGACAGATTTTATCCTGTCTTATACCCAAAG GCATCCAGACTCATTGTGACCTTTGATGAGCATGTCATCAGTAACAACTTCAAGTTTGGAGTCATCTACCAGAAATTTGCCCAG ACAACAGAAGAGGAACTATTTGGAAACAATGAGGAAAGTCCAGCTTTTGTTGAGTTTCTGGAGTTCTTGGGAGAGAAGATTGAACTTCATGATTTTAAAGg TTTTCGTGGTGGCCTGGATGTGGCACATGGCCAGACAGGAACCGAGTCAGTCTACCACAACTTCCACAATAAAGAGATAATGTTCCACGTGTCCACAAAACTGCCATACACTGAAGGAGATTCCCAGCAG CTCCAGAGAAAGAGGCATATAGGAAATGACATTGTGGCTATTGTGTTCCAAGAAGAAAACACACCATTTGTACCCGATATGATTGCATCAAACTTCCTTCACGCTTACGTAGTGGTGCAAGTGGAGAACGCCTGCACTGATAACGTCCTCTATAAG GTATCTGTGACGGCAAGAGATGATGTGCCTTTCTTTGGTCCTGCCCTCCCAGACCCAGCTGTCTTCAAAAAG AGTCCAGAGTTTCATGAGTTCCTCTTGACCAAACTGATCAATGCTGAATATTCCTGCTATAAAGCAGAGAAGTTTGCCAAGCTGGAG GAGAGGACACGTTCTGCTCTGCTGGAGACTTTATATGAGGAGCTGCATGTGAACAGCCAGTCCATGATGGGACTGGGAGGAGATGACGACAAACTGGAGAATGGAGGAGGTGGAGGTGGAGGCTTCTTTGAGTCTTTCAAG CGAGTTATCCGCAATAGAAGTCAATCTATGGATGCTATGGGCCTCAGTAACAAGAAACCGCACACTGTCTCCACAAGCCACAGTGGAAGTTTTACACACAACCCACCAGAAACTCCCAAAACTCCTGGAATT TCCCTGATTATTCCTGGAAAAAGCCCAACCCGTAAGAAATCTGGTCCGTTCAGTTCCAGGAGAAGCAGCGCCATTGGGATTGAGAACATACAAGAGGTTCAGGAGAGAAG TCGAGAGGTGTCCCCTAGTCCACAGAGGGCATCTGATGGTGGACACACCTTTCAAGACCTCAGATTTGACAACTCGTCCAATCAGAGCTCACCTGAGATGCAGATCAGCAAGATTGG TTCTGCCCTGTGCTGTCGAGCTCCTTCTATCCCAGAGTCTCAGGACCTTTCTCGCTCCTCATCCAATGCCAGCAGCTTCACCAGTGTGGTGGAGGAGAACGAGCAGGAACATGAAGCGACAGAGGAGTACGACACGGGACTG GATAGTCTGTCTTCAGCTGGTACGCCTCACAAACGAGATTCATTTTCATACAGCGCTGTGTGGTTGGAAGACGGCTCTGGTAGTGCTAGTCAGAGCAGTTCACACG GTCCCATTCGACAGCAGTCTGAACCTCTACGTCCAAAAACAGAGAGACAACACTCG
- the rap1gapb gene encoding rap1 GTPase-activating protein 1 isoform X8 has protein sequence MIERMQSSRMDEQRCSLPPPLKTEEDYIPYPSVHEVLGRTGSLPLILLPQFGGYWIEGTNHDLGSSSTPEEPPPCPASQVKLETNSIAKIYRKHFLGKEHFNYYSVDSALGHLVFSVKYDVIGDQEHLRLLFRSKFKTHHDVIPISCLTEFPNVVQMAKLVCEEVNVDRFYPVLYPKASRLIVTFDEHVISNNFKFGVIYQKFAQTTEEELFGNNEESPAFVEFLEFLGEKIELHDFKGFRGGLDVAHGQTGTESVYHNFHNKEIMFHVSTKLPYTEGDSQQLQRKRHIGNDIVAIVFQEENTPFVPDMIASNFLHAYVVVQVENACTDNVLYKVSVTARDDVPFFGPALPDPAVFKKSPEFHEFLLTKLINAEYSCYKAEKFAKLEERTRSALLETLYEELHVNSQSMMGLGGDDDKLENGGGGGGGFFESFKRVIRNRSQSMDAMGLSNKKPHTVSTSHSGSFTHNPPETPKTPGISLIIPGKSPTRKKSGPFSSRRSSAIGIENIQEVQERSSREVSPSPQRASDGGHTFQDLRFDNSSNQSSPEMQISKIGSALCCRAPSIPESQDLSRSSSNASSFTSVVEENEQEHEATEEYDTGLDSLSSAGTPHKRDSFSYSAVWLEDGSGSASQSSSHGPIRQQSEPLRPKTERQHSNC, from the exons ATGATAGAGCGAATGCAG AGCAGTAGAATGGATGAGCAGAGGTGCTCTCTTCCACCTCCTCTCAAA ACAGAGGAAGACTACATTCCATATCCCAGCGTCCATGAG GTATTGGGGCGTACTGGTTCTTTACCACTGATTCTGCTGCCCCAGTTTGGGGGTTATTGGATTGAAGGGACTAATCATGATTTAGGCTCCTCCTCCACACCAGAGGAACCGCCTCCTTGTCCTGCATCACAGGTTAAACTGGAGACCAACAGCATCGCCAAGATCTACAGGAAACACTTCCTGGGCAAG GAGCACTTTAATTATTACTCCGTGGACAGCGCTCTCGGACACCTGGTCTTCTCTGTGAAGTATGATGTGATTGGAGACCAGGAGCATCTTCGACTGTTGTTTAG GTCAAAGTTTAAAACCCACCATGATGTGATACCAATTTCTTGTCTGACTGAGTTCCCTAATGTTGTCCAGATGGCAAAG CTTGTCTGCGAAGAGGTGAATGTGGACAGATTTTATCCTGTCTTATACCCAAAG GCATCCAGACTCATTGTGACCTTTGATGAGCATGTCATCAGTAACAACTTCAAGTTTGGAGTCATCTACCAGAAATTTGCCCAG ACAACAGAAGAGGAACTATTTGGAAACAATGAGGAAAGTCCAGCTTTTGTTGAGTTTCTGGAGTTCTTGGGAGAGAAGATTGAACTTCATGATTTTAAAGg TTTTCGTGGTGGCCTGGATGTGGCACATGGCCAGACAGGAACCGAGTCAGTCTACCACAACTTCCACAATAAAGAGATAATGTTCCACGTGTCCACAAAACTGCCATACACTGAAGGAGATTCCCAGCAG CTCCAGAGAAAGAGGCATATAGGAAATGACATTGTGGCTATTGTGTTCCAAGAAGAAAACACACCATTTGTACCCGATATGATTGCATCAAACTTCCTTCACGCTTACGTAGTGGTGCAAGTGGAGAACGCCTGCACTGATAACGTCCTCTATAAG GTATCTGTGACGGCAAGAGATGATGTGCCTTTCTTTGGTCCTGCCCTCCCAGACCCAGCTGTCTTCAAAAAG AGTCCAGAGTTTCATGAGTTCCTCTTGACCAAACTGATCAATGCTGAATATTCCTGCTATAAAGCAGAGAAGTTTGCCAAGCTGGAG GAGAGGACACGTTCTGCTCTGCTGGAGACTTTATATGAGGAGCTGCATGTGAACAGCCAGTCCATGATGGGACTGGGAGGAGATGACGACAAACTGGAGAATGGAGGAGGTGGAGGTGGAGGCTTCTTTGAGTCTTTCAAG CGAGTTATCCGCAATAGAAGTCAATCTATGGATGCTATGGGCCTCAGTAACAAGAAACCGCACACTGTCTCCACAAGCCACAGTGGAAGTTTTACACACAACCCACCAGAAACTCCCAAAACTCCTGGAATT TCCCTGATTATTCCTGGAAAAAGCCCAACCCGTAAGAAATCTGGTCCGTTCAGTTCCAGGAGAAGCAGCGCCATTGGGATTGAGAACATACAAGAGGTTCAGGAGAGAAG CAGTCGAGAGGTGTCCCCTAGTCCACAGAGGGCATCTGATGGTGGACACACCTTTCAAGACCTCAGATTTGACAACTCGTCCAATCAGAGCTCACCTGAGATGCAGATCAGCAAGATTGG TTCTGCCCTGTGCTGTCGAGCTCCTTCTATCCCAGAGTCTCAGGACCTTTCTCGCTCCTCATCCAATGCCAGCAGCTTCACCAGTGTGGTGGAGGAGAACGAGCAGGAACATGAAGCGACAGAGGAGTACGACACGGGACTG GATAGTCTGTCTTCAGCTGGTACGCCTCACAAACGAGATTCATTTTCATACAGCGCTGTGTGGTTGGAAGACGGCTCTGGTAGTGCTAGTCAGAGCAGTTCACACG GTCCCATTCGACAGCAGTCTGAACCTCTACGTCCAAAAACAGAGAGACAACACTCG
- the rap1gapb gene encoding rap1 GTPase-activating protein 1 isoform X3, which translates to MTWRVDKTFSRSRHIWKQDGRIPRISDPLEHPGLVKSFPPSPAQTLLKTSDIFAMIERMQSSRMDEQRCSLPPPLKTEEDYIPYPSVHEVLGRTGSLPLILLPQFGGYWIEGTNHDLGSSSTPEEPPPCPASQVKLETNSIAKIYRKHFLGKEHFNYYSVDSALGHLVFSVKYDVIGDQEHLRLLFRSKFKTHHDVIPISCLTEFPNVVQMAKLVCEEVNVDRFYPVLYPKASRLIVTFDEHVISNNFKFGVIYQKFAQTTEEELFGNNEESPAFVEFLEFLGEKIELHDFKGFRGGLDVAHGQTGTESVYHNFHNKEIMFHVSTKLPYTEGDSQQLQRKRHIGNDIVAIVFQEENTPFVPDMIASNFLHAYVVVQVENACTDNVLYKVSVTARDDVPFFGPALPDPAVFKKSPEFHEFLLTKLINAEYSCYKAEKFAKLEERTRSALLETLYEELHVNSQSMMGLGGDDDKLENGGGGGGGFFESFKRVIRNRSQSMDAMGLSNKKPHTVSTSHSGSFTHNPPETPKTPGISLIIPGKSPTRKKSGPFSSRRSSAIGIENIQEVQERSSREVSPSPQRASDGGHTFQDLRFDNSSNQSSPEMQISKIGSALCCRAPSIPESQDLSRSSSNASSFTSVVEENEQEHEATEEYDTGLDSLSSAGTPHKRDSFSYSAVWLEDGSGSASQSSSHGPIRQQSEPLRPKTERQHSNC; encoded by the exons GAAACAAGATGGCCGAATCCCACGAATATCTGACCCGTTAGAACATCCTGGTCTGGTCAAGTCCTTTCCGCCTTCACCTGCTCAGACTCTTCTAAAG ACATCAGATATATTTGCAATGATAGAGCGAATGCAG AGCAGTAGAATGGATGAGCAGAGGTGCTCTCTTCCACCTCCTCTCAAA ACAGAGGAAGACTACATTCCATATCCCAGCGTCCATGAG GTATTGGGGCGTACTGGTTCTTTACCACTGATTCTGCTGCCCCAGTTTGGGGGTTATTGGATTGAAGGGACTAATCATGATTTAGGCTCCTCCTCCACACCAGAGGAACCGCCTCCTTGTCCTGCATCACAGGTTAAACTGGAGACCAACAGCATCGCCAAGATCTACAGGAAACACTTCCTGGGCAAG GAGCACTTTAATTATTACTCCGTGGACAGCGCTCTCGGACACCTGGTCTTCTCTGTGAAGTATGATGTGATTGGAGACCAGGAGCATCTTCGACTGTTGTTTAG GTCAAAGTTTAAAACCCACCATGATGTGATACCAATTTCTTGTCTGACTGAGTTCCCTAATGTTGTCCAGATGGCAAAG CTTGTCTGCGAAGAGGTGAATGTGGACAGATTTTATCCTGTCTTATACCCAAAG GCATCCAGACTCATTGTGACCTTTGATGAGCATGTCATCAGTAACAACTTCAAGTTTGGAGTCATCTACCAGAAATTTGCCCAG ACAACAGAAGAGGAACTATTTGGAAACAATGAGGAAAGTCCAGCTTTTGTTGAGTTTCTGGAGTTCTTGGGAGAGAAGATTGAACTTCATGATTTTAAAGg TTTTCGTGGTGGCCTGGATGTGGCACATGGCCAGACAGGAACCGAGTCAGTCTACCACAACTTCCACAATAAAGAGATAATGTTCCACGTGTCCACAAAACTGCCATACACTGAAGGAGATTCCCAGCAG CTCCAGAGAAAGAGGCATATAGGAAATGACATTGTGGCTATTGTGTTCCAAGAAGAAAACACACCATTTGTACCCGATATGATTGCATCAAACTTCCTTCACGCTTACGTAGTGGTGCAAGTGGAGAACGCCTGCACTGATAACGTCCTCTATAAG GTATCTGTGACGGCAAGAGATGATGTGCCTTTCTTTGGTCCTGCCCTCCCAGACCCAGCTGTCTTCAAAAAG AGTCCAGAGTTTCATGAGTTCCTCTTGACCAAACTGATCAATGCTGAATATTCCTGCTATAAAGCAGAGAAGTTTGCCAAGCTGGAG GAGAGGACACGTTCTGCTCTGCTGGAGACTTTATATGAGGAGCTGCATGTGAACAGCCAGTCCATGATGGGACTGGGAGGAGATGACGACAAACTGGAGAATGGAGGAGGTGGAGGTGGAGGCTTCTTTGAGTCTTTCAAG CGAGTTATCCGCAATAGAAGTCAATCTATGGATGCTATGGGCCTCAGTAACAAGAAACCGCACACTGTCTCCACAAGCCACAGTGGAAGTTTTACACACAACCCACCAGAAACTCCCAAAACTCCTGGAATT TCCCTGATTATTCCTGGAAAAAGCCCAACCCGTAAGAAATCTGGTCCGTTCAGTTCCAGGAGAAGCAGCGCCATTGGGATTGAGAACATACAAGAGGTTCAGGAGAGAAG CAGTCGAGAGGTGTCCCCTAGTCCACAGAGGGCATCTGATGGTGGACACACCTTTCAAGACCTCAGATTTGACAACTCGTCCAATCAGAGCTCACCTGAGATGCAGATCAGCAAGATTGG TTCTGCCCTGTGCTGTCGAGCTCCTTCTATCCCAGAGTCTCAGGACCTTTCTCGCTCCTCATCCAATGCCAGCAGCTTCACCAGTGTGGTGGAGGAGAACGAGCAGGAACATGAAGCGACAGAGGAGTACGACACGGGACTG GATAGTCTGTCTTCAGCTGGTACGCCTCACAAACGAGATTCATTTTCATACAGCGCTGTGTGGTTGGAAGACGGCTCTGGTAGTGCTAGTCAGAGCAGTTCACACG GTCCCATTCGACAGCAGTCTGAACCTCTACGTCCAAAAACAGAGAGACAACACTCG
- the rap1gapb gene encoding rap1 GTPase-activating protein 1 isoform X9, whose amino-acid sequence MDEQRCSLPPPLKTEEDYIPYPSVHEVLGRTGSLPLILLPQFGGYWIEGTNHDLGSSSTPEEPPPCPASQVKLETNSIAKIYRKHFLGKEHFNYYSVDSALGHLVFSVKYDVIGDQEHLRLLFRSKFKTHHDVIPISCLTEFPNVVQMAKLVCEEVNVDRFYPVLYPKASRLIVTFDEHVISNNFKFGVIYQKFAQTTEEELFGNNEESPAFVEFLEFLGEKIELHDFKGFRGGLDVAHGQTGTESVYHNFHNKEIMFHVSTKLPYTEGDSQQLQRKRHIGNDIVAIVFQEENTPFVPDMIASNFLHAYVVVQVENACTDNVLYKVSVTARDDVPFFGPALPDPAVFKKSPEFHEFLLTKLINAEYSCYKAEKFAKLEERTRSALLETLYEELHVNSQSMMGLGGDDDKLENGGGGGGGFFESFKRVIRNRSQSMDAMGLSNKKPHTVSTSHSGSFTHNPPETPKTPGISLIIPGKSPTRKKSGPFSSRRSSAIGIENIQEVQERSSREVSPSPQRASDGGHTFQDLRFDNSSNQSSPEMQISKIGSALCCRAPSIPESQDLSRSSSNASSFTSVVEENEQEHEATEEYDTGLDSLSSAGTPHKRDSFSYSAVWLEDGSGSASQSSSHGPIRQQSEPLRPKTERQHSNC is encoded by the exons ATGGATGAGCAGAGGTGCTCTCTTCCACCTCCTCTCAAA ACAGAGGAAGACTACATTCCATATCCCAGCGTCCATGAG GTATTGGGGCGTACTGGTTCTTTACCACTGATTCTGCTGCCCCAGTTTGGGGGTTATTGGATTGAAGGGACTAATCATGATTTAGGCTCCTCCTCCACACCAGAGGAACCGCCTCCTTGTCCTGCATCACAGGTTAAACTGGAGACCAACAGCATCGCCAAGATCTACAGGAAACACTTCCTGGGCAAG GAGCACTTTAATTATTACTCCGTGGACAGCGCTCTCGGACACCTGGTCTTCTCTGTGAAGTATGATGTGATTGGAGACCAGGAGCATCTTCGACTGTTGTTTAG GTCAAAGTTTAAAACCCACCATGATGTGATACCAATTTCTTGTCTGACTGAGTTCCCTAATGTTGTCCAGATGGCAAAG CTTGTCTGCGAAGAGGTGAATGTGGACAGATTTTATCCTGTCTTATACCCAAAG GCATCCAGACTCATTGTGACCTTTGATGAGCATGTCATCAGTAACAACTTCAAGTTTGGAGTCATCTACCAGAAATTTGCCCAG ACAACAGAAGAGGAACTATTTGGAAACAATGAGGAAAGTCCAGCTTTTGTTGAGTTTCTGGAGTTCTTGGGAGAGAAGATTGAACTTCATGATTTTAAAGg TTTTCGTGGTGGCCTGGATGTGGCACATGGCCAGACAGGAACCGAGTCAGTCTACCACAACTTCCACAATAAAGAGATAATGTTCCACGTGTCCACAAAACTGCCATACACTGAAGGAGATTCCCAGCAG CTCCAGAGAAAGAGGCATATAGGAAATGACATTGTGGCTATTGTGTTCCAAGAAGAAAACACACCATTTGTACCCGATATGATTGCATCAAACTTCCTTCACGCTTACGTAGTGGTGCAAGTGGAGAACGCCTGCACTGATAACGTCCTCTATAAG GTATCTGTGACGGCAAGAGATGATGTGCCTTTCTTTGGTCCTGCCCTCCCAGACCCAGCTGTCTTCAAAAAG AGTCCAGAGTTTCATGAGTTCCTCTTGACCAAACTGATCAATGCTGAATATTCCTGCTATAAAGCAGAGAAGTTTGCCAAGCTGGAG GAGAGGACACGTTCTGCTCTGCTGGAGACTTTATATGAGGAGCTGCATGTGAACAGCCAGTCCATGATGGGACTGGGAGGAGATGACGACAAACTGGAGAATGGAGGAGGTGGAGGTGGAGGCTTCTTTGAGTCTTTCAAG CGAGTTATCCGCAATAGAAGTCAATCTATGGATGCTATGGGCCTCAGTAACAAGAAACCGCACACTGTCTCCACAAGCCACAGTGGAAGTTTTACACACAACCCACCAGAAACTCCCAAAACTCCTGGAATT TCCCTGATTATTCCTGGAAAAAGCCCAACCCGTAAGAAATCTGGTCCGTTCAGTTCCAGGAGAAGCAGCGCCATTGGGATTGAGAACATACAAGAGGTTCAGGAGAGAAG CAGTCGAGAGGTGTCCCCTAGTCCACAGAGGGCATCTGATGGTGGACACACCTTTCAAGACCTCAGATTTGACAACTCGTCCAATCAGAGCTCACCTGAGATGCAGATCAGCAAGATTGG TTCTGCCCTGTGCTGTCGAGCTCCTTCTATCCCAGAGTCTCAGGACCTTTCTCGCTCCTCATCCAATGCCAGCAGCTTCACCAGTGTGGTGGAGGAGAACGAGCAGGAACATGAAGCGACAGAGGAGTACGACACGGGACTG GATAGTCTGTCTTCAGCTGGTACGCCTCACAAACGAGATTCATTTTCATACAGCGCTGTGTGGTTGGAAGACGGCTCTGGTAGTGCTAGTCAGAGCAGTTCACACG GTCCCATTCGACAGCAGTCTGAACCTCTACGTCCAAAAACAGAGAGACAACACTCG